The genomic region GCTTGGCGGTCAGCGCTGTCTGTCTGCTGCTGCTCTTCAGGAAGATCGACTTCGCCAAGATGGCGGCAGCCTTTGCCGGGATGGACACCCGCTACCTGGCACCCGCCCTCCTCCTCACCTTCGTCAGCTACTTCCTCCGGGCGCTGCGCTGGAAGTTCCTCCTGGAGCCCATCAAAAAGACCCGGCTCTCCAACCTTTTCCCTGCCACCCTGATCGGGTACATGGCGAACAACCTGCTTCCGGCAAGGCTCGGAGAACTGGTGCGCGCCTACGTCCTGGGGCGCAAGGAGGGGATCGAGACCTCCGCCGTCTTCGCCTCGCTGGTGGTGGACCGGCTCTGCGACGGCTTCACCATGTTTGTGGTGCTGCTCTCGGCCTTCTTCACGGTGCGTCTTCCGGCCGGGAGGGAAGGGATGCAGCAAGGGCTTGTCACCGGCGGTTATCTCACCTTCGCCCTCTACCTCGCGGTCCTCATGTTCCTGACGCTCCTGAGGAGGCGGACGGACTGGACCTTGAGCATCGTCTCCCGGCTCCTGGCCCCTTTTTCCGCCAACGCATCCCTGAAGGCCTCGGCACTTTTACGCTCCTTCATCTCCGGGATACGAGTCCCGGCCGGCGCGGCCGGGGCGGCGGCGACCGCCGCCACCTCGCTGCTGATCTGGGCCACGGCCATCTGGCCGCTGGATCTGCTTTTGCGCGCCTTCGGCGTGGAGCTCCCGCTGCCGGCCTCCATGTTCATCATGGTGTTCCTGGTCTTCGCGGTGATGGTTCCTGCGTCGCCGGGATTCGTCGGGACCCATCACCTTGCCTGCGTCACGGCGCTCTCGGCCTTCGACATCGCGGGCGAGCGAGCCCTCAGCATCGCCATAGTGGTTCACGCCATGGGCTTTTTGCCGGTGATCGCGGCCGGGCTTCTCTGCCTTTGGCGGGACAAGCTGTCCCTGAAGCAAATCAGCGAAAACAACGAATCAGGAGCGCGTACGTGAACCTTTCCGGAACCTTCAGAAGGCTAGACCCCTTTTCCATCGCGGCCTTCATCGTCCCTTTGTTCATCTACCTTTTGACCCTGGCTCCGACGGTAACCTTTTTCGACAGCGGCGAGTTCATAACCGCCATCGCCTCGCTTGGGACCGCGCACTCACCTGGCTACCCGCTCTTCATCAACTACGCGAAGCCCTTCACCTTTCTCCCCTTGGGGAGCATCGCCTTCAGGGTCAACGTGGCCACCGCCATCTCGGCTGCCTCCGCCTGCTACGGCGTCTTCTTTCTGACCCTGTACCTGCTCAAGGACGAGCAGGGGGCCTGGGAGGCGCGGCTGGGCAGGCTCTCCGCAAGACTCTGCGCCCTGAGCGCCGCGCTCACCTTCGCCTGCACCGCGAGGCTCTGGCTTCAGTCCAACCACGACAAGCCGTACCCGCTCCTCGCCTTCATCAGCGCCATCGTCTTCTGGCTCATGCTCCTTTGGCGCGAAAGCTACCTGGAGGGGCGCGAGCGCCCAAGCTACGTCTACCTGGGGGCTTTCCTCGTGGGGCTTGCCACCGGGGCGCACCAGATCATCGTGCTGATGATACCGACCTACGCCTGGCTCCTCATCTCCGCTGACCGGCGCGTGGTCTTCCGGGTGAAGGAGTTCCTCATCGCCTTCGCCTTCGGCTTCCTCGGCTTCGGGATACATCTGCACCTGGTGGTCCGGGCGCTGCAAAAGCCGCTGCTCAACTGGGGGGACTCGAAGAACCTGACCCAGTTCCTCTGGAACCTGCTCAGGAAGGGTTACCCGGTGGAGAAGCCCCCCCGCGACCTTGGGCTTTTGTGGGCCCAGGTGAACGCCTTCAACATCCCCTACGAGTTCACCATCGTCGGCATGGTGCTGCTGGTAGCCGGGCTCGCCGGTTTCGCCGTCACCAGGAAGAGGTACCTGGTCTTTGGGTACCTGATCGCGCTCGCCTCCTTTCTCCTGGTCATCGTCGGCTACTTCAACACGCCCGGCGAGCTGATCTTTCTCACCGAGGAGTTCTTCACCCCGCTCTACCTTCTGAGCGCCGTCTTCATCGGTGTCGGGCTCTTCGTGGTGCTCCGCGAGGTAGGGAGCCATCTTCCCGAGCGTTCCGCGGTCAGGGGGGCGCTGCTGCTGCCTCTCTTCGCGCTTCCGGTCGCAGTCTGCGCGATGAACTACCGCGAGAACGACCAGCACCAGAACTACATCGCCTTCGACTACGCCTCCAACACGCTCAGGTCGCTCCCGCAGAACGCGGTGATGTACACCTGGGGGGACTCGGGCGCGTTCCCGCTTTGGTACCTGCAGGGGGTGGAGCGGATGCGCGAGGACCTGGCCCTGCCGCACACCCCGCACCTGGTCTTCGACTGGTACCTGGACAGCATGCCGGTCCTTTTCCGCGGCTCGCGCCTTTACACCCTCCCCATGGACCAGCGCTACCCGGAGAACACCCTGTTCCTGTCGGTGATGGAGCAGTACGCCAAGCGCCCTGTATACATAGACTTCTCCACCAGGTATTCGGTCGCGTTCCAGAACTTCCAGCTGCACCAGCGCGGCATCATCTACCGCCTGGATCCCCCTGACTTCCCCTCAGCCACCCTGGACTCCGACGTCTGGGGGCTCTACTCCACCCGCGGCATCCTTGGGGGAAGCGACATGTTCTTCCGCGACCTCGACACCGGCAAGGCGATCCTCATCTACGGCGCGGCCCTGGTCGAGTCGGGGGAAACGCTTTTGAAGCTCGGGGAAAAAGAGGCGGGGACGCGGGCGCTCGACCTTGCCGGGCGGGTCTCGCCCGAGGCGGGACAGCAGGCGCTGCAGATTCTCAGAAGCTACGGGGTGCGTTGATGAACATCACAGGAAAGACCAGGATCACCGGGATCATCGGCTGGCCGGTAGCCCACTCCCTTTCGCCCCCGATGCACAACGCGGCCTTCAAGGCGCTGGGGCTCGACTTCGCCTACGTCCCGTTCCCGGTCGCGCCGGAGGGGCTCGCCGCAGGGGTGGCCGGCCTTGCCGCGCTCGGGGTGGCCGGCTTCAGCGTCACCATACCGCACAAGGTGGCGATCCTGCCGCTTTTGGACCGGATCACCCCCGAGGCGGAGCTGATCGGCGCGGTGAACACGGTCCAGGTGGAGGACGGGCGCCTCACCGGCTACAACACGGACGGGATCGGGCTTCTCTCCGCCCTTCGCTCCAAGCTTGGCTTTCTCCCCGAGGGGCGCCAGGTGCTGGTCCTTGGCGCCGGCGGGGCAGCCCGCAGCGCCGCCGCCTCGCTGGGGCTTTCCAGTGCCGGCAGGGTGGAGGTGGCAAACCGCTCGCCGGAGGCGGGGCGCGCCCTGGCAGAGGCGATGCAGGAGCGCCTTCCCGGGACCGCGTTCGCCTCTCAGCCGCTGGACCGGATTGCCGACCGGGGGTACCTTGCCTCCTTCGACCTCGTCGTCAACACCACCTCGGTTGGGATGGCCGGGGACGGTTTCGCCGGGCTCGACCTCGCCGCCCTGAAGCCCGGAGCCTGCGTCTACGACATGGTCTACGCCCCGCCGGTCACCCCCTTTCTGGCGCAGGCCGAGGCCCTGGGCGTCCCCTGGGCGAACGGGCTCGGTATGCTCGCCGCGCAGGGGGAGGCCGCCTTCAGGATCTGGACCGGGGTCGCCCCTCCCGAAGGGTGCATGGAACAGGCGCTTGCCGCCTGCCTCCCAACCCCAGGTAACCCTTGACATTACTGTCATTACAAAATACCATTCACAGGTTCTTTAACCCCTTGAGGTACCTATGCACGTAAGCAGACTGGGTGAGCTGCTGGTCAGCAACAGCCTCATAACCAAGGAGCAGTTGAAGCAGGCCCTGGCCGAACAGAAGGCGGCCGGAGGGCAGCTGCGGCTGGGCTCCATACTGGTCAGGGATAGCCTGATCAACGAGGCGGACCTCACCTCCTTCCTCTCCAAGCAGTACGGCGTGCCGACCATAAACCTCGCGGACTACGAGGTGGAGCCCTCGGTGGTGAAGATCATCCCCGCCGAGATCGCCCACAAGTATCAGATCGTGCCGGTGAACCGGGCCGGCTCCACGCTCATCATCGCCATGAGCGACCCGTCCAACATCTTCGCCATCGACGACATCAAGTTCATGACCGGCTACAACGTAGAGGTGGTCGTGGTCGCCGAGAGCTCCATCAAGGCCGCCATCGACAAGCTCTACGACCAGTCTGCCTCCCTGGCCGACGTGATGAACGACCTGGAGATCGACGACCTGGAGGTCGTTGGGGACGATGAGGAGGTGGACGTAAGCTCCCTGGAGCGCGCCACCGAGGACGCGCCGGTCGTCAAGCTGGTGAACCTGATCCTGACCGACGCCATCAAGAAGAAGGCCTCCGATATTCATATCGAACCCTACGAGAAGTACTTCCGGGTGCGCTACCGCATCGACGGCGTGCTCTACGAGGTGATGAAGCCCCCCCTGAAGCTGAAAAACGCCATCACCTCGCGCATCAAGATCATGAGCGAGCTTGACATCGCGGAAAGGCGCCTGCCCCAGGACGGCCGCATCAAGATCAAGCTTGGGGGGGGCAAGGACATGGACTTCCGCGTCTCGGTGCTCCCCACCCTCTTCGGCGAGAAGATCGTTCTGCGCCTTCTGGACAAGTCGAACCTGCAGCTAGACATGTCGAAGCTTGGCTACGAGCCGGAGGCGCTGGTGCACTTCCAGCGCGAGATCCACAAGCCCTTCGGCATGGTGCTGGTCACAGGCCCCACCGGCAGCGGCAAGACGGTCTCCCTCTACTCGGCCCTCTCCGAACTGAACAAGGTCACCGAGAACATCTCCACCGCCGAGGACCCGGTCGAGTTCAACTTCGCCGGCATCAACCAGGTGCAGATGCACGAGGACATAGGCCTCAACTTCGCGGCCGCACTGCGCGCCTTCCTGCGACAGGACCCGGACGTGATCATGATCGGCGAGATCCGCGACTTCGAGACGGCGGAGATCGGCGTGAAAGCCGCGCTCACCGGCCACCTGGTGCTCTCCACGCTGCACACAAACGACGCCCCCTCGACCATCAACCGCCTGCTGAACATGGGGATCGAGCCGTTCCTGGTCGCCTCGGCGGTGAACCTCATCTCCGCCCAGAGGCTCGCGCGCCGCGTCTGCAGCGAGTGCAAGCAGGTGGACGAGGTCCCCGTCCAGGCGCTTATCGACGCGGGGCTTCCCCGCGAGCAGGCGGAAGGCGCGGTCTGCTACAGGGGTGGCGGATGTCCCAAGTGCAACGGCACCGGGTACAAGGGGAGGGTCGGTTTCTACCAGGTGATGCCGATGCTGGAACCGATCCGCGAGCTGATACTGAACGGGGCCAACACGGCCGAGATCAAGAGGGAATCGATGCGGCTTGGGATCAAGACCATGCGCCAGTCCGGTCTCACCAAGCTTGTCGAGGGGGTCACCTCCTTCGAGGAAGTGCTCAGGGTTACGGTTGCTGACGACTAACGGGACGAGGTACTCATGATCAATTTTCACCAAATGCTCAAGGAACTGGTGGAACGTAACGGTTCCGACCTGCACATAACCACCAACACCTCGCCGCAGATCCGCATCGACGGCAAGCTCACCCCGATGGACATACCGCCTCTGACCCCCATCGAGACCAAACAGCTCTGCTACAGCATCCTTACCGACTCGCAAAAGCACAAGTTCGAGGAGGAGAACGAGCTAGACCTCTCCTTCGGCGTCAAGGGGTTGTCGCGCTTCAGGGGGAACATCTTCGTGCAGCGCGGCGCCGTGGCCGGGGTCTTCAGGGTCATCCCCTACAAGATCCTCACCTTTGAGGAGCTGGGGCTGCCGCCGGTGGTGAAGATGCTTTGCGACAAGCCGCGCGGCCTGATCCTCGTCACCGGCCCTACCGGCAGCGGTAAATCCACCACGCTCGCCTCCATGATCGACCGGATCAACCAGGAACGCCACGACCACATCGTGACCGTCGAGGACCCGATCGAGTACCTGCACCCGCACAAGGGGTGCATTGTGAACCAGCGCGAGGTCGGCGCCGACACCAAGAGCTTCAAGCACGCGCTCAAGTATGTGCTGCGCCAGGACCCGGACGTGGTGCTTATCGGCGAGCTGCGCGACCTGGAGACCATCGAGGCGGCGCTCACCCTGGCCGAGACCGGGCACCTGTGCTTTGCGACCCTGCATACCAACTCCTGTGCCCAGACCATAAACAGGATCATCGACGTGTTCCCCCCGTACCAGCAGACCCAGGTACGCACCCAGCTCTCCTTCGTGCTCGAAGGGGTAATGTCGCAGACCCTGATTCCGAAGGCAAACGGCGGTGGGAGGGCGCTGGCCCTTGAGGTGATGGTCCCGAACCCAGCGATCCGGAACCTGATCCGCGAGGACAAGGTGCACCAGATCTATTCCCAGATGCAGGTCGGCCAGGAGAAGTTCGGCATGCAGACCATGAACCAGTGCCTGATGAGCCTTCTGTCCAGGCGCATCATTACCGTGGAAGACGCCCTCGGGCGCTCCTCCGAACCGGACGAGCTGAAACAGATGCTCGCGCCGGGAGGCGGTGCCGGGCAGATCAGGCGTCCCCCCCAGAGGTAAAGGTAGCCAGTCCCTCCCCGGGGCTGGAAAGGAGCAAGTAAATGCCTAAGTTTGATTGGGAAGCAAGGAGCAAGGCCGGCAGCACCCAGAAAGGGGTGATGGAGGCCGGCAATGCGGCCCAGGTCGAGGCCCAGCTCAAAAGATACGGTTTCACCGGCATCACGGTCAAGGAACAGGGGAAGGGTTTCAACATGCAGCTCAAGCTCCCCGGCTCCGGCGCCAAGAAGATCGAGACCAAGGAACTCGTGGTCTTCACGCGCCAGTTCGCGACCATGATCGACTCCGGCCTCCCCCTGGTGCAGTGCCTGGACATCCTGTCTGGGCAGCAGGAGAACAAGACCTTCAAGGAGATACTGATCAAGGTTAAGGAGAGCGTAGAGAGCGGCTCCACCTTCGCCGATGCCCTCTCAAAGCACCCGAAGGCGTTCGACCAGCTCTACGTCAACCTGGTCGCCGCAGGCGAGGTCGGCGGTATCCTCGACACCATCCTGGCCCGGCTCGCAGCCTACATCGAGAAGGCGATGAAGCTGAAGAAGCAGGTGAAAGGCGCCATGGTGTACCCGATCACCATCATGTCCATCGCGGTCATCGTGGTCGGCGTCATCCTGGTCTTCGTCATCCCCACCTTCGCCAAGATGTTCGCCGACTTCGGCGGGGAGCTACCGGCACCGACCCGGATCGTCATCGCCATGTCCAACTTCCTGACCAAGTACATCGTGGTCATCATCGCCGTCCTCTTCGGCATCAAGTTCGCCATCGGCAAGTACTACAACACCCCCGGCGGCAGGAAGAACATCGACCGGCTCGCGCTTCGGGCCCCGGTCGCGGGACCGTTGATCCGCAAGGTGTCGGTGGCGAAATTCACCCGCACCCTGGGGACCATGATCAGCTCCGGCGTCCCCATCATGGACGGGCTCGAGATCGTGGCCAAGACCGCCGGGAACAAGATCGTCGAGGAGGCGATCTACAAGGTGCGCCAGTCCATCTCCGAAGGTAAGACCATCGCCGAACCCTTGTCGGAGAGCGGGGTGTTTCCCCCCATGGTGGTGCAGATGATCTCCGTAGGCGAGGCGACCGGCGCCATGGACGCCATGCTCAACAAGATCGCTGACTTCTACGATGACGAGGTCGACGACGCCGTCGGCGCCATGACCTCGATGATGGAGCCTTTGCTGATGGTGTTCCTGGGAACCACCGTCGGCGGTCTGGTCATCGCCATGTACCTGCCGATCTTCAAGCTCGCCGGCGCGGTCGGCGGTTGATTGGATGATCGACAGGAAAAGGGTTTTCTGGTTCATACTGCTCAGGTTGCTGGTGGTGTCCGTCTTTCTGGCCACCACCATCTTCCTCGACGTGCGTACCTATGACGTAGGCACCGACATAGCCCAGAAGGTGCTGATCCGGCTGATGGGCGCGACCTACCTTTTCTCGCTCGGCTCCCTGGTGGTCCTTTACCGCTCGCGCCGGGAGATCCGCACCCTCACCTACGCCCAGATCGTCTGGGATCTGATCCTGGTCACGGTGATGATCCTGATCTCCGGCGGGGTGACCTCGCCTTACGCCTTTCTCTACTTTCTCTCGATCATCAGCGCCAGCACGCTTTTGGCCCGCTCGCAGGCGTACTACACCGCCTCGCTCTGCGTCATCCTCTACGGCGCCATCCTCGATTTTCAGTACTACGGCAAGCTCGCCCCGCTGGGGCTTTCCGCCTACCCGGCGCAGCAGTACGGAGCTGCGTACCTTTTCTACCTGATCTTCCTCCACTGCGCGGCGTTTTTTCTGACGGCGACCCTTGCAGGCCACCTTTCGGAGAGGGCCAGGCGCTCCGAAAGCGCCTTCCAGGAGAAGGCGATCGACTACGAGGAGCTGGAGCGTCTGAACTCCTGCATCGTCTCGACCATCGACTCGGGGCTGCTCACCATCAACCCGGATGGGCGGATCCGCGTCTTCAACAGCTACATGGAGCGCTTGACGGGGCTCTCGCAGCAGCAGGCCTACGACCGCCCGCTCTGCGAGGCGATCCCGGGTCTCTCCCCCTTCGAGCGCCGTTTCTTCGACGGTGGCCAAGGCGAATTTAAGCACCAGGCGCCGGACGGGGGACAGCTGCTTCTCTCCTTCAAGTCGGTGCCGCTCACCGGCAAGGAGGACGCCACCGTGGGGGCGATCTTCGATATACACGACCTGACCGAGATGAAGCGTCTGGCCGCCGAGCTCAAGCGCGCGGACAGGCTTGCCGCGGTCGGGGAGCTCTCCGCCCGCATGGCGCACGAAATCAGGAACCCGCTCGCCGCCATCAGCGGTTCGGTGCAGTTGGTGGCTCTTAGGCCCTGGGTAGACGAGAAGGACAAACGGCTTTTCTCCATCATCCTCAGGGAGACCGACCGCCTGGACGGGCTCTTGCGCGATTTCCTCTTCTACGCGAAACCCGCCCAGCCCACCAAGATCCCCCTCAAGCTGCACCGGGTGATAGCAGACCTCTGCGCGCTTTTGTCCACCGACCCGCGCCTTGAGCGGGTGACCATAGAGAACCGCGTGCCCGAGGACCTGGTGGTCGTCTTCGACAAGGACCAGTGCTCGCAGGTCTTCTGGAACCTGGTTGTGAACAGCGCGGAGGCGATAGCCGGGGAGGGGAGCATCGTGATCGAGGCCTGCGCCGTCCGCAGCGGCGACAAGAAGGAGGCCCGGATCAGCGTCAGGGACAGCGGTTCCGGCATGAACCAGGCGGAGGTGAGGCGGGTCTTCGAGCCCTTTTTCACCACCAAGAAGGGGGGGACCGGCCTGGGGCTCGCCACCGTCTACCGGATCGTGGAAACCCACGGGGGGAGGATGGTGGTGGACAGCGAGGAAGGGGCGGGTACCACGGTCACCCTTTTCCTTCCGGCTTGAGCCGAGCCTGCAGCCGGGGGGAGGGCAAGTGAAGGTAAGTAAACAACGGGTTGTCGCTGCGAACGTGCGACCCTTTTTGTCTGAGAGGTAACCAGATGCGCGCCAGGATACTGGTAGTAGATGACGAGCTGAGCATGAGGGAATTTCTCTCCATCCTGCTGGAGGGGGAGGGGTACCAGGTCGACCAGGCGGAAAATGCCGAGGAGGCGCTGCGCCTGATCGGGGAGCAGCGCTACGAGATGGTGATCTCGGACGTCCTGATGCCGGGGCTTGGGGGTATCGAGCTCCTCTCGAGGATCAAGAGCGAGTCGCCGGAGACCGCCGTGCTGATGATCACCGCCTTCACCACGGCCGAGCAGGCGGTGGAGGCGATGAAGCTTGGCGCCTACGACTACATCGGCAAGCCCTTCAAGGTGGAAGAGGTGAAGGTGCTGGTCAAGAACGCCCTGGAAAAGCAGAGCCTGGTCCAGGAGAACAAGCGGCTTAAGGCCGCGGTGCAGGAGCGGTTCAGCTTTTCCGGCCTGATCGGCAAGAGCAAGCAGATGCGCGAGGTGTACGACCTGATCGCCAAGGTCGCCGACAGCATGGCCAACGTCCTCATCACTGGCGAAAGCGGCACCGGCAAGGAGCTCGCGGCCCGCGCCATCCACTACAACAGCCCCAGGAAGGGTGCCCCCTTCGTGGCGGTGAACTGCGGCGCCATTCCCGAGACCCTGATCGAGAGCGAGCTCTTCGGGCACTCCAAGGGGGCTTTCACCGGCGCCTTCGCCGACCGCCCCGGCCTCTTCGAGCAGGCAGAGGGGGGGACGCTGTTTCTGGACGAGATCGGCGAGGTGCCGCTGCAGCTGCAGGCAAAGCTTTTGCGGGTGCTCCAGGAGCGCGAGTTCCGCCGGGTCGGCGGGGCGACCTCGCTCAAGGCGGATGTGCGCATCGTGGCCGCGTCCAACCGCAACCTCGAGGAGCAGGTGCGGGAGGGAACCTTTCGGGAGGACCTCTTCTACCGCCTGAACGTGGTAATGCTGCGCATGCCTTCGCTCAAGGAGCGCGCCGAGGACATCCCGGCCCTGGTCGAGCACTTCTACAAGAAGTACTCCCTTTGGTCCGGCGCCGACGAGATCATCACCCCGGACGCCCTGAAGGCCCTGTTCAACTACCCGTTCCCGGGGAACGTCCGTGAACTGGAGAACCTTGTTGAGCGCTGCGTTGTGCTCGGCAGCCGGGTCATCGCGCTTGACTGCCTCCCCGCCAGCGTCCGCGAGCACAGGAGCGTGATTCCGGCAAGCGGGGAGACCGAGATCCCAGAAGAGGGGATGGACCTGCAGGCATACCTGGACAACCTGGAGCAAAAGCTCCTGGTGCAGGCGCTGGACAGGTGCGGCGGCGTGAAGAAGCGGGCGGCGGCGCTATTGGGGATGACCTTCCGCTCCTTCCGTTACCGGCTGGCGAAATTCGGCATGGACGAGGAGTAGGTGACGAAAAACGTCACTTCCTTGGGACCAAAATTGTCGCAGTGCCGCTTTTGGAAAAAGATGTCGTTTTAATATTGCTGGGGGATAATGCCGATGATCCGGGTGTTTGCGAGGTTTTTGCCTCATTGGCCTGTTAATTGCTAACGAGATGACGTCTTGAGCGGTTACAGGTTTTTACCTGAATCTTTTAGAGTCGGCAACCCACCAACGAAAAGGAGAAACAGATGTTAAACAAACTCAGAAGCAGCAAAGGCTTCACCCTGATCGAACTCTTGATCGTCGTTGCGATCATCGGTATCCTCGCCGCCATCGCGATCCCGCAGTTCTCCGCTTACCGTGAGAAGGCCTACAACGCCGCCTCCAACTCCGACGTTAAGAACTGGAAGACCGGTCAGGAGGCGTTCAACGCTGATTTCCAGACCTACCCGGCTAACTACAACGAGCGTTAATACCAAACTTACTTAAATAGTGGAGATAATTATGAAAAAGATCATCGCAGCAAGCCTTTTAGCGCTGTCCTTTTCCTCGTCGGCCTTCGCCGCCGGCACCGTTCTCGCGACCAACACCCCGAGCAAAGAAGGGGCACAGATTTTCGGCGGCACCACTGCTGACGAGGCTGCCAGGGCAGACATCAATCCGTTGGTGAAGCTCTCTACCGGCGTCATCGGCGTCGTCAACTTCGCTGCTGAGGCAAGCAACGCCAACCAGAGCATCTCCTACGCCGTCTTCGCCAAGCACACCAAAGGTTCCAAGATCTTCGGCACCTCCAATGACTCCACCAACGTCTACTGGAAAGCTGAAACCCCGGGTGCGCTTACCAATGCTAACCTTCCTTCCGAGACCACCAATGCTGGCTTCGGCACCGGTTGGACCTCGTACTAAGGTTTAGTTCCCCCGGCAGGATTGTAAAAGCGGGATGTTCAGGCATCCCGCTTTTTTACGTAATCGAACGGAAATTAATTACCGGAGTGGTTGAATGGGTGCGATAGTCTGCATCACGCTGAAGGGAATTCTGCGCGATCGTGTTTTCCAGGGCATCATGGTCCTGGCTGTTCTCTTGTTGCTTGTTCCTGCAGCGTCGACTCTTTCCATGCGACAAGTGACGGAACTCTCCATGACCCTGTCGCTTTCACTGATCTCGTTCATACTTTTGCTTCTTTCGGTGTTCCTGGGGTCCACTTCCATCTGGAAGGACCTTGAGCGGCGCTATAGTTACAGCGTTTTGAGTCTCCCCATCAGCAGAACCTCTTACCTGCTCGGCCGCTTCTTCGGGGTGGCGCTGTTTCTGGTGCTGATCTCGGTGATCCTGGGCGGCCTTTCCTGTGTCGCCATCTCCATGGCGTCCGGGCTCTACCCTCCCGACCGCCCGGTGATCTGGTCCCTTTTCCTGTTGGCCGTAGCCTATACCACGATGAAGTACATCCTTGTTGTGGCCATCGCGCTTTTGCTGTCCACGGTGAGTACCTCGTTCTTCCTCCCGATCTTCGGAACTATCTGCGCCTTCATCGCCGCCGGAATCACGCAGCAGGTCTACGAGTACGTCCACTCCGCCGCCGCAGCGACCAAAGTCACCCCGTTTTTAAAGAGCGCCGTATCTGCGGCCTATTACGTCTTGCCCAACCTCGCCGGCTTCGATCTCAAGGTGAATGCCATCTACGGCATCGCTCCCAATACAGCCGGGGCGGCCCTCACTGCAGCGTACTTTTGCGCCTACACCGCCATTCTACTGGCTTGCGCCACTCTCCTGTTCAACCGGAGGGAAATGAAGTGAGGCAGCGCTCCGGTCTCATGATTTTGCTGGCGGGCCTTCTTGGCTACGCCCTGCTGATCGGCCCCTTCACCTCCTACATGGCCCACAAGCCCATGGTGGAGAAACTGGGTTACGTGCCGAGCGTAAAGGTACTGAAACCTCTGAGCGCGGATCAGAAAGAAGTGGTAGCTGCGTCCCTGGTGTTCAAGGTGATGATGTACTACGGTGACGTTGTCGGGCGGATGATGGCAGGCGACCAGACCGCGGCTCCCGCCGACCTGAAGGGGATGTCGCGCCTCTTGCACAACACGGTACAGCTCGACCCGTACAATATGGACGCCTACTACTTTGCACAGAGCTTTCTGACTTGGGACGCGAAGCAGTACCAGGTAGCGAACGAGATGCTCGAGTACGGCATGAAGTACCGCACCTGGGACTGGAACCTTCCCTTCTTCGCCGGTTTCAACAGCGCCTTCTTCATGCACGACTACCAAAAGGCCGCCCAGTTCTTCCAGAAGACCGGCGAGCTGAGCGGGGCGCAACTCCACATCCAGCTTGCCGGGCGCTACCTGCAGCAGTCCGGCCAGACCGAACTCGCCATCCGTTACCTTACCGGCATGGTTCGCAGCGCAAAGAATTCGGCGGTGCAAAAGACCTATCAGATCCGCCTGGAAGCCTTCCAGCAGGTGCAGCGCATCGAGGTCGCCGCCCAGCGCTATCTGAAAGAGAAGGGGACGCATCCCGCGACGGTTGAGCAACTGGTGCAGGGAGGGTATCTCTCCCCGGCGCCGGTCGATCCCTACGGCGGGCATTTCTACTTCGATGAATCCGGCAAGGTGGCCACCACCAGCAAGTTCGCCTTCGCCACCAAGACAAAGTGAGGACGCATGTACGCCTTAGAAATCCAGGGGCTTAGCAAGAGCTACAAGGGGAAGAAATTCCAGACGGTCGAGGCCCTTAAGGGACTGGATCTTTGTATCGGAAAGGGCGAGGTGGTCGGGTTCCTGGGCCCCAACGGCGCAGGGAAGAGTACCACCATCAAGTGTGTCATGGGGTTGATCCGGCCCAGCGCCGGGCGCGCCACCATCATGGGCCTTGACGCGACACGGGCCGACGCCCGCCAGGCCGTGGGCTACCTCCCCGAGAACCCCGCCTTCTACGACTACCTATCCGCCGAGGAATATCTGAAGTTCGTGGCGAAGGTTTTCGGCATGCCGGATGACCAGGCGGAGCAGCGCTGCCAGGAGATGTTGCAGATCCTGGAGCTGTGGGA from Citrifermentans bremense harbors:
- a CDS encoding lysylphosphatidylglycerol synthase transmembrane domain-containing protein, encoding MFKEKPDKKLLVGLAVSAVCLLLLFRKIDFAKMAAAFAGMDTRYLAPALLLTFVSYFLRALRWKFLLEPIKKTRLSNLFPATLIGYMANNLLPARLGELVRAYVLGRKEGIETSAVFASLVVDRLCDGFTMFVVLLSAFFTVRLPAGREGMQQGLVTGGYLTFALYLAVLMFLTLLRRRTDWTLSIVSRLLAPFSANASLKASALLRSFISGIRVPAGAAGAAATAATSLLIWATAIWPLDLLLRAFGVELPLPASMFIMVFLVFAVMVPASPGFVGTHHLACVTALSAFDIAGERALSIAIVVHAMGFLPVIAAGLLCLWRDKLSLKQISENNESGART
- a CDS encoding glycosyltransferase family 117 protein gives rise to the protein MNLSGTFRRLDPFSIAAFIVPLFIYLLTLAPTVTFFDSGEFITAIASLGTAHSPGYPLFINYAKPFTFLPLGSIAFRVNVATAISAASACYGVFFLTLYLLKDEQGAWEARLGRLSARLCALSAALTFACTARLWLQSNHDKPYPLLAFISAIVFWLMLLWRESYLEGRERPSYVYLGAFLVGLATGAHQIIVLMIPTYAWLLISADRRVVFRVKEFLIAFAFGFLGFGIHLHLVVRALQKPLLNWGDSKNLTQFLWNLLRKGYPVEKPPRDLGLLWAQVNAFNIPYEFTIVGMVLLVAGLAGFAVTRKRYLVFGYLIALASFLLVIVGYFNTPGELIFLTEEFFTPLYLLSAVFIGVGLFVVLREVGSHLPERSAVRGALLLPLFALPVAVCAMNYRENDQHQNYIAFDYASNTLRSLPQNAVMYTWGDSGAFPLWYLQGVERMREDLALPHTPHLVFDWYLDSMPVLFRGSRLYTLPMDQRYPENTLFLSVMEQYAKRPVYIDFSTRYSVAFQNFQLHQRGIIYRLDPPDFPSATLDSDVWGLYSTRGILGGSDMFFRDLDTGKAILIYGAALVESGETLLKLGEKEAGTRALDLAGRVSPEAGQQALQILRSYGVR
- the aroE gene encoding shikimate dehydrogenase; translated protein: MNITGKTRITGIIGWPVAHSLSPPMHNAAFKALGLDFAYVPFPVAPEGLAAGVAGLAALGVAGFSVTIPHKVAILPLLDRITPEAELIGAVNTVQVEDGRLTGYNTDGIGLLSALRSKLGFLPEGRQVLVLGAGGAARSAAASLGLSSAGRVEVANRSPEAGRALAEAMQERLPGTAFASQPLDRIADRGYLASFDLVVNTTSVGMAGDGFAGLDLAALKPGACVYDMVYAPPVTPFLAQAEALGVPWANGLGMLAAQGEAAFRIWTGVAPPEGCMEQALAACLPTPGNP
- the pilB gene encoding type IV-A pilus assembly ATPase PilB, with the translated sequence MHVSRLGELLVSNSLITKEQLKQALAEQKAAGGQLRLGSILVRDSLINEADLTSFLSKQYGVPTINLADYEVEPSVVKIIPAEIAHKYQIVPVNRAGSTLIIAMSDPSNIFAIDDIKFMTGYNVEVVVVAESSIKAAIDKLYDQSASLADVMNDLEIDDLEVVGDDEEVDVSSLERATEDAPVVKLVNLILTDAIKKKASDIHIEPYEKYFRVRYRIDGVLYEVMKPPLKLKNAITSRIKIMSELDIAERRLPQDGRIKIKLGGGKDMDFRVSVLPTLFGEKIVLRLLDKSNLQLDMSKLGYEPEALVHFQREIHKPFGMVLVTGPTGSGKTVSLYSALSELNKVTENISTAEDPVEFNFAGINQVQMHEDIGLNFAAALRAFLRQDPDVIMIGEIRDFETAEIGVKAALTGHLVLSTLHTNDAPSTINRLLNMGIEPFLVASAVNLISAQRLARRVCSECKQVDEVPVQALIDAGLPREQAEGAVCYRGGGCPKCNGTGYKGRVGFYQVMPMLEPIRELILNGANTAEIKRESMRLGIKTMRQSGLTKLVEGVTSFEEVLRVTVADD